The window AATTTCTACCACGAAGTTATAAAATTTGTGATACAAATTTTATAAAGAAATATTTCTTTATGATTTTCTTCACTTCGTGAAGGAAAATTGTATTCAATTTTCCCTTCGTGGAGGTGTAAAGCAGAGTTTTCCACCCTTCGTGGTTGATATCTTTTTTATCTTTTATTTTCAATTTATTCAAAGACCAAATACAATTATTACCACGAAGGCTGGCTTATTTGCATATGGCAAATAAGCCAGCTACACGAAGGAGTAAATCATAAATGATTTACTCTACACGAAGTTGAGAGTATAAATTTTTAAGAGAAAATCATGATTTTTGACGAGTTATCAAATAAAGTTATTAATTGTGCTATCGAAGTTCATAAAAATTTAGGTCCTGGATTATTAGAATCAGCTTATGAACAATGTATGTCTTTTGAATTAAATCAAAGGGGTATTCCTTTTAAAATTCAATACACATTACCAATAGAATATAAAAAAATAAAAATTGATTGTGGTTACAGAATTGATATTTTAGTTG of the candidate division WOR-3 bacterium genome contains:
- a CDS encoding GxxExxY protein, whose amino-acid sequence is MIFDELSNKVINCAIEVHKNLGPGLLESAYEQCMSFELNQRGIPFKIQYTLPIEYKKIKIDCGYRIDILVDDKIIIELKSVDKILSIHKAQLLTYMKLAKINIGLLINFNVSKIKDGIIRFVI